The DNA window ATACGCCCGGGCGTGAACAGCGTCACCTTCACCGCCTCGCTGTCGAACATGTCGAGGATGCGCCAGATGCCGACACGTCCTCCGAACTCGCCTTTGGCTTTCTGTCCCCAGGGCTCGTTCAACAGCCGGCGCAGCAGCATGGCATCGAAATCGAGCGTGAAATTCACCGCGAGCTTTACGCCTTCGGGATAGGCGAAATCGGGAATCGGCAGGCGGCGCGATTGCTGGAAACGTCCAATCCGGACGAGGTCTTGAAAGGCGTCTGTTACTGGCGCCTCACTATCGGCGAGGGTCATTCGGCACTCCGAAGTTTTGTGGAAGTCGCATGGGGCCGCGTCAGTCCGGCGCGGTAAAGAACAGCGGCCTCGGCCGCTCTGAGCCCGGCAACGACGGGATTGACCACCGGCACTCCCAAGGCCTCGCAAAGTCGTTCGGGCAAGCCGGGGGTGAAGGACATGGCAAAGCATCCCAGGACGATCACGCTCGCTCCCTGGTCGACGCAGGCACGGGCCTGAGCCTCGAGGGAGGGCATATGCCTGTCGGGATCGGACACCAGTTCGGCAACGGACCCGCCAACCAGGACTTCCGAGACGAACATCGGCTCCAGGCCGATCCCCCGGATGCGGCGGCGCAGGCCGGGCGGCGTCGGATTGGAGGACAGCACCGAGAACCGCTCACCCAGCTGAACCGCAGCCAGCAAGCCGGCCTCGCCCGGTCCGATCACCGGCAGACCGGCGATTTCAGTGAGCGCCTCGGTACTCGGATCGCTGAAGCAGCCGATGATGACCGCGTCATATCCGTCGGCAGTCCAGCGCTCCGCATCCCGGCGAAGGCTCGGGAAAACCATTGCCGCATCGGCTGCCGACTCCACCGCTGCCGGACCGTTTTCCGGCGAAGCGATC is part of the uncultured Roseibium sp. genome and encodes:
- a CDS encoding aspartate/glutamate racemase family protein produces the protein MSSLSGRPRLLYQLVSPLHRSAGEAEVARRLDMLREWSPNSTIEIASPENGPAAVESAADAAMVFPSLRRDAERWTADGYDAVIIGCFSDPSTEALTEIAGLPVIGPGEAGLLAAVQLGERFSVLSSNPTPPGLRRRIRGIGLEPMFVSEVLVGGSVAELVSDPDRHMPSLEAQARACVDQGASVIVLGCFAMSFTPGLPERLCEALGVPVVNPVVAGLRAAEAAVLYRAGLTRPHATSTKLRSAE